Within the Phaseolus vulgaris cultivar G19833 chromosome 9, P. vulgaris v2.0, whole genome shotgun sequence genome, the region GACAAGCAGTACAAGGTTGGAGATTGGGTTTATTTAAAGATTCAACCATACAGGCAAACAACTTTATCCAATACCCATTTCCACAAGTTAGCTGCCCGATATTATGGTCTCTACAAGGTTTTAGAAATGATTGACAATGTGGCTTATAAACTGGAATTACCTACTGACTCTAAGATTCATAATATTTTCCATGTTTCCTTACTCAAACCATCACATGGAAGTAAACCAGTATCTACAACTTTACCTTTTGCTGACAGTGGTGGTCATTTTGTTCCACAACCATTGGTTATTCTAGCTCGtacaaatgaagaaataaaTCTATAACTGAAGTGTTGGTGCAATGGGCGAAGACAAATCCAGAAGATGCAGTTTGGAGAAACTTCTATGAAATGCAACAAAAATTTCCAGACTTTAAATGGGTGCAGGGGTCGGGCCTTGTGGTCAATTCCTTGTTCATGGAGGGGACATTTGTTATATAACTCTTTTAAAACAGAGTTAGAAGTTAGTTTTGTAAAAGAAACGGGGTTTATATGTTCTTCTAGGGTGCTTTGaatgaaataataatagttttacTTCTATCCTACCAACATTTGTGTTGTGAGAGCAAACCTTTGTGTGTGTGAATGAACACCAAAGTGAGAACAGTGTGAGTTGTGTGATCCTGAGGAAAAATAAAGATTATTACTGAAAATACCATAACATTAGCATAATTAGTCACCAGAAATATTTACCTCCCACCAACAAGGAGCAAATGTAGTTGAACTAATATCACAAGACTTTAAAGAAAGGACTTGTTTAGGAGGATCAACAAGTGATCTTTTATATCCACTTCGTAAGTCAAGCTGACATTAAACATGAAAAtcagttaattaaaaaaaaatgattccaACTTTAGAAAACAATGATCATAGTTAATCAGCTTCCTGACTAACTTACAGTACAGAACTACAAAAGCTACACTCTAGAAAGATTGTTAACACATACTAACTATTACTAGAGCCATTTAATTTTCAAATGTTTAAGAAATGACAATAATGATAGCATCATGAGATCAAAGATGCAACCAAGATCTCAATCATAGAATTAACAATTCCCTTGACATGCCTTAGTCATATAGGTTTCCCATGTGCACTTATAGTTAACAATCTACatgaaaaatcaaattaaaagttTGATCCCTCCTTTCCATCCATGAACAACTTCCCATTAGTGTAAAatgcataataaataaatataaaaaaaaacattttcttattaaaaaagaTGGATAACGTTGAAAAtttaatcactacaagaaaacaagCTATTAGCTTCTAAATATTTGTGTGGGTCAGCAATGGACGCTAATATCGTCGGCTAAAATGGCACAAAACCCACGCAAAATAGCATTCAACGCAAAACGGACGCACTTatggatttaattttttttttaaatccagtTTGCGTCGGCCGCGGCCCACGCATATGCGTCGGCTTGCGTTAGCCGCGGTCCACGCATGTTTCACGTGCCccacattaataataataatgagtataatacaaaaatcatattatgacaaaagaatttgtttggtgTAGTGCTTAAAGCAAACCAATTGGTAATTTggtaaaatcaaatattatagAAATGGAGAATAATCAGTTTTCCCAAATCACATATATGCATGGAAGAGctgtaaattttaaatttatttttcaactcAGATGTTCATATCAGACAATGATCAATTGTATCAAAACAATTAAGTATGAATACAACTGAGTTAAACCACTTACAAGAATATTTCAACACTCTTGTTGTGAAGACAAAGAGGTACCTTCCCGAAAATCATGTTGTCTCAGTGTTATCTTCACTAACACTCCATACTACATTAGGGTTGTCATCTTCAACCTGCAAAAAGGAATAAGGAAGACATGAAAATCAACCGGATGCAGATTAAATTAAACATTCCTAGGTTTTGTTTTATTTCCTTTAAGGTCATTGATGTAATGTTATTCAAACAATGCTAAACTAGTGGAATACAATTTTCTTCCACGTGTGTATccgtatttttttattatatatattattatatatgtatttatatttatttaaataaaatatagatatatatatatatttatattttttaaatatcaaac harbors:
- the LOC137822184 gene encoding uncharacterized protein; translated protein: MQNCVNIFSNTFMIQQLEAIWKGMLQPLSIPEKPWKSISMDFIVGLSKSCYMTVIFFVMDRLTKYAHSLSLAHPFGATKIQDEINQLLQANLVKAQQCMKFYADLKQTDKQYKVGDWVYLKIQPYRQTTLSNTHFHKLAARYYGLYKVLEMIDNVAYKLELPTDSKIHNIFHVSLLKPSHGSKPVSTTLPFADSGGHFVPQPLVILARTNEEINL